AAGCGCGCTCTTCAGCTGCGGATACTTCGCTTTTTCAATCAACTTGGGTAGTGCTTCCGTGATCTGGTTTTCTGCGTCGTAGAGATCGCGCAGTTCGTCGATAAAAAGATCTTTGAGATTCTGCAGGTCCATGGAAAACAACGCCATGTGGTAGTCCTCCGTTTCTTCAAATGAAGATGTGGCAGGTCGGGCGGAGGTTGGCGCTGCGGTTTCTGCGAGGTGGCTTTCACACAATGAAGTGAACTGCAGCGGGAATGCGGCAAAAACCGCTATGCTAAACTCAAATATTCAATCCACTCATACGAAAGATGCTTGTTTCCAAGGAATATCTGGGTTATTTAGCCCGTCAAGTCACTAAAAAATTGATTGAAGGCGAGTTCATCGAGACCAAGAATCTGAACTCGACCGTCGAGCGGGTTAACGCGGCCATGCTCGAAGAGATGCAGCTCGAAGACCGCATTAACGACGAAGTCCGCTTGATTCTCGAAGCCTACCAAGACGAGATGCAAAAGAGTGGCGCCAGCTACCAGGAGATGTTCAAGAAGGTGAAGCAGCAGCTGGTGCAGAAATACAAGGCGGTGCTGTGAGAGTCTCGCGCGACAAGGTCAACAAGCTGGCGAAGTCCGTAATGGATGCTCTCACGCAGCTTGAGGAAGTGGAATTCATCGAGGACCCGAATACGATTCGCGGCGAGGCGCGCAAGATTCTCGAAGAGCTCTTCAAGGCAGAAGAAAGGATCGATGCCTCCGCGCGTCAGAAAATCGAAAGCCAAAAACGCATCATTCCTGAAGGCACGCAGGAATGGGACATCCTTTATCGCAAGTACTACAACGAGGAAGTTAAGAAGCTCGGAATTTAACTGCTGGTGGAGCTGCTGTTCTCATTGTCATTTCGAAGCGCAGCGAGAAATCCCTATCAACTTCCAGGCATTTCGCTCTATTCCTTTAGCTCTTCCTATCGGTAGGGATTCCTCTCTCCGCGTCTGCAAAAAGCGCAGACGCTCCGCTCGGAATGACAAAGCTAGTAATTAACCCGGCGCTGCTCCTCCGGACTCATGCTTGCCCACAGCGAATTCCGGCTGCGTTCGACCCAGCGATTCGTGGGCTCCATTGAATGAGCTCGTGAGAACCACCGATACGCCGTGACCTTGCTCTGAGTCACGCAGGTTCCGCTCCAGTACAAGGCGCCCAGCTTCACGCTTGCTGCAGGATTGCCTTCGCTCACTGCTTGCCGGAGCAGATTAATTCCTGTGGAGCAGTTCTTGCGAACGCCTCGTCCCTGGATGTACTTGTCTGCTTGAATAAGGAGCGGGTCTTTTTCGCCGAGCGTTTTCGGCTGAGGCGGCTCCTCGTCCGCGACCTCGGTTTTGCGAACGGTCTTGGCAGTTTTCGCGGGACCGTCGGATTCCGGTTTCGCCGAACTCTCATCTTCATCGGTGTTCTTTGATTCACCTTTCGGAGCAGCAGCTGTGGCGGATTTGTCGGCATTATCTTCGGAATCGGCACTCTCGGCTTTAGCTGGCTTCATGTTTCCAGTCCTAGTATCCGCAGCGTTGGGATCTCCCGTTGTGGCATCTGCAGTATTCGCGTCTGATGGCTTTGCTGCAGAGGCGTTGCTATCAATCACGGAAGAATCTTCGTCGTCGGAACCTGCTGATGCCGAGGCATTGTTGTTCTCTGCCTGGGTGTTGCCTTTCGCGCTCGCCGCTTCGGAATTGGTGTTTGCTGCAGGATTGGTCTTGTCTGCAGGCTTTGCAGATTTATCCGGCAACACCGGCCCGCTCGGATCAACCGTCGGACCATTGCGCGCGAGGATCGACGCCAAATCGGGACCCTGATGGTGGCTGGCTCGCCACTGTATGTACCCGAGTCCGCCGCCAATGATTAACAGCAGGCATAACGCCCAGGCGCGCCAGGAGACTCCGCGCGGCACTTCCTCAAGCAGATATTCGGGAGCCTCTCCATCAGAATCGTAGACGAAGCCGTCCTGACGCGGCTTGTCGTAAACGAAGCCTCGATTGCCTCCGCTTTCGTAATTCAGACCAAGGAATGAAGGTCCGCCGATTCCGGCCGAAGGGTTGGGAGTATTGTCTCGATACTCGCTTTCCACACTGGGCTCAATAATTTCGCGTGGAAGCTGATCAATTTCTGTGATGTGCGCCCGACCTCTTCCCCCATTCGAACTAATCGATGAAGTATCGCGAACCTGCTCGCGGTGGTGATCTCGGCG
This genomic interval from Terriglobales bacterium contains the following:
- a CDS encoding DUF507 family protein, with product MLVSKEYLGYLARQVTKKLIEGEFIETKNLNSTVERVNAAMLEEMQLEDRINDEVRLILEAYQDEMQKSGASYQEMFKKVKQQLVQKYKAVL
- a CDS encoding DUF507 family protein; the protein is MRVSRDKVNKLAKSVMDALTQLEEVEFIEDPNTIRGEARKILEELFKAEERIDASARQKIESQKRIIPEGTQEWDILYRKYYNEEVKKLGI